One window of Mesoplasma syrphidae genomic DNA carries:
- the dusB gene encoding tRNA dihydrouridine synthase DusB: MKIGNIEIVGQVIQGPMAGISNAPFRVIAKEKGAALVVAEMVSIEGMVHENAKTFSMLAVDPTEHPMSMQIFGNDVESFIKAVKWIDANVECDIIDLNIGCPAPKVAVRSASGSSLLKTPELIYDIVKAVVASTKKPVTAKIRLGWDKDSVNAIEVAQLIEKAGASAIAVHGRTRADFYTGHADWEKIKEVKEAVKIPVIGNGDVIDAKTAKKMLDETGCDAVMISRACQGNPWIFGQVNHYLKTGEELPGPDFEEWKATVEKHAEMLVELRTEEWGMREFRKHLAWYLDVLPYKANVKALKDKANQILILPDIQAIIKEYIDFK, translated from the coding sequence ATGAAAATTGGAAATATTGAGATAGTAGGACAGGTAATCCAAGGACCAATGGCAGGAATATCTAATGCACCATTTAGAGTTATTGCTAAGGAAAAAGGCGCAGCTTTGGTAGTTGCTGAAATGGTGTCAATTGAGGGGATGGTCCATGAAAATGCCAAAACTTTTAGCATGCTGGCTGTTGATCCGACAGAACATCCAATGAGTATGCAAATTTTTGGTAATGATGTAGAATCGTTTATTAAAGCAGTTAAGTGAATTGACGCAAATGTAGAATGTGACATTATTGATTTAAATATTGGTTGTCCAGCACCAAAAGTTGCCGTTCGCTCAGCTTCAGGTTCAAGTTTGCTAAAAACTCCAGAACTAATTTATGATATTGTAAAGGCAGTTGTAGCAAGTACTAAAAAGCCAGTTACTGCAAAAATTCGTTTGGGTTGAGACAAAGATAGTGTTAATGCAATTGAGGTAGCTCAACTAATTGAAAAAGCAGGCGCAAGCGCAATCGCAGTTCATGGACGAACACGTGCTGACTTTTACACCGGCCATGCAGATTGAGAAAAAATAAAGGAAGTTAAAGAAGCAGTGAAAATTCCTGTTATTGGTAATGGCGACGTTATTGACGCCAAAACAGCAAAGAAAATGTTAGACGAAACAGGTTGTGATGCTGTAATGATTTCACGAGCATGTCAGGGGAACCCTTGAATTTTCGGCCAAGTTAATCATTATTTAAAAACTGGGGAGGAGCTTCCTGGTCCTGATTTTGAAGAATGAAAAGCGACTGTTGAAAAACACGCGGAAATGCTAGTTGAATTAAGAACTGAAGAATGAGGAATGCGTGAGTTTAGAAAACATTTAGCATGGTACTTAGATGTATTACCATACAAGGCAAATGTTAAGGCACTGAAAGATAAGGCAAATCAAATTTTGATATTACCAGATATTCAAGCAATTATAAAAGAGTATATTGATTTTAAATAA
- a CDS encoding DUF1904 family protein, with product MPILKFSGVSREAVEKYSQLIDEIGKLVNAAPENIMFISEESDILPKVENKGPIFVSVEWMARLDKEELLAKHLTDFFKNYGTKVGVFFTDVNSKWYMNGNKVG from the coding sequence ATGCCAATTTTAAAATTCAGTGGAGTAAGCAGAGAAGCGGTTGAAAAATATTCACAACTAATTGATGAAATTGGAAAATTGGTCAATGCTGCTCCTGAAAACATTATGTTCATTAGCGAAGAAAGTGATATTCTTCCTAAAGTAGAAAATAAAGGACCAATTTTTGTTTCTGTTGAATGAATGGCACGTTTGGATAAGGAAGAACTTTTGGCTAAACATTTGACTGACTTTTTTAAAAACTATGGAACAAAAGTAGGAGTATTTTTTACAGACGTTAATAGCAAGTGATATATGAATGGAAATAAAGTAGGTTAA
- a CDS encoding nitroreductase family protein has protein sequence MSENKSHHVYELIRNRRATKKMVPDYIIDEKTLNSITEAIRWTSASYGIFSYRIIVLPRNSLRTELAPYFFNQSQFVNASHVILFVSAKEKYLRESLVEKSISATVPVESMRPSRTEAVYSNWSQNHVLPDWWAQKQAYIALGSAMIAAADVGIGTGPMEGFDKDNVNSTLIKHKLINGENEQFVVALGMGKPDLQDPYVYFFDKVRMNEKEFTTILKED, from the coding sequence ATGTCTGAAAATAAAAGCCATCATGTTTATGAATTAATTCGTAATCGTCGTGCCACAAAGAAAATGGTACCTGATTATATAATTGATGAAAAAACTTTAAACTCAATTACTGAAGCCATCCGTTGAACTTCAGCAAGTTATGGAATTTTTAGTTATAGAATTATTGTTTTGCCAAGAAACAGCTTAAGAACTGAGTTAGCCCCATATTTTTTTAATCAGAGTCAATTTGTAAACGCGAGTCATGTTATTTTATTTGTCAGTGCTAAGGAAAAGTACTTACGTGAATCTCTTGTTGAAAAAAGTATTTCTGCTACTGTGCCAGTTGAATCTATGCGTCCTTCAAGAACAGAAGCGGTTTACAGCAATTGAAGCCAAAATCATGTTTTACCTGATTGATGAGCACAAAAACAAGCTTATATTGCTTTAGGGAGTGCGATGATTGCTGCAGCTGATGTTGGAATTGGAACAGGACCAATGGAAGGTTTTGATAAAGACAATGTCAACAGTACATTAATTAAGCATAAATTGATTAATGGGGAAAATGAGCAATTTGTTGTTGCTCTAGGAATGGGAAAACCAGATTTGCAAGATCCTTATGTATACTTTTTTGATAAAGTTCGTATGAACGAGAAAGAATTTACAACAATTTTAAAAGAAGATTAA
- a CDS encoding ABC transporter ATP-binding protein, translated as MNDSDRNFLNVGEKPDFEDGVKGLKQKLKRQKQLTAKYSKNILDGDVITTENYQPNLDKHIIELKNVRKSYITGDLETPVLKGIDIILDKGDFIVILGPSGSGKTTFLNIISGLDKASEGDVFILGSNLTLLKDSHLTKFRRRNVGFIFQQYNLLTNLTAKENAEVGENLSSNKENAMSIEDIFTTIGMAEQMNKYPHQMSGGQQQRVSIARALAKNPNILFADEPTGALDEEMGRKVLEILVKVNREYKTTIVVVTHNPNIAKIANTVINIKNGLIDSLEHNDTPADPRTIDWS; from the coding sequence ATTAATGATAGTGATAGAAACTTTTTAAACGTTGGCGAAAAGCCTGATTTTGAGGACGGAGTTAAAGGGCTAAAACAAAAACTTAAACGTCAAAAACAGTTAACTGCTAAATACTCAAAAAATATATTAGATGGTGATGTTATAACGACTGAGAATTATCAACCAAATTTGGATAAACATATTATTGAGTTAAAAAATGTTCGCAAATCTTATATTACAGGAGATTTGGAAACGCCAGTTTTAAAGGGTATCGATATTATTTTAGATAAGGGTGATTTTATTGTTATTTTGGGACCATCAGGGTCTGGAAAGACTACTTTCTTAAATATTATTTCTGGCTTGGATAAAGCAAGTGAAGGAGACGTATTTATTTTAGGATCAAATTTAACACTGTTAAAAGATTCACATTTAACTAAATTTCGTCGTCGAAATGTTGGATTTATTTTCCAACAATACAACTTGCTAACTAATTTAACAGCTAAAGAAAATGCTGAAGTTGGTGAAAATCTTTCATCTAATAAAGAAAATGCAATGTCAATTGAAGATATTTTTACGACTATTGGAATGGCCGAGCAAATGAACAAATATCCTCATCAGATGTCTGGAGGACAACAGCAACGTGTTTCAATTGCGCGTGCTTTAGCAAAAAATCCAAACATTCTTTTTGCAGATGAACCAACAGGAGCATTGGATGAAGAAATGGGGCGTAAAGTTCTTGAAATTTTAGTTAAAGTAAATCGTGAATATAAGACAACAATCGTTGTTGTTACTCATAACCCAAATATTGCTAAAATCGCTAACACGGTGATTAATATTAAAAATGGACTAATTGACAGTTTGGAACATAATGATACTCCTGCTGACCCACGAACAATTGATTGATCATAA
- a CDS encoding Hsp33 family molecular chaperone HslO: protein MDIRIRGISSKHNAKISIVDITESMQKIIELQGSNPLVTIALSKFTAANTLLAMELKNGEKMTANISTKDGKIGKMITEFQNDKIRSYAQHNNFDSREILKMENPIIGTVGTQGSLLISQDLNMRDPYVSNTDLVDGSIDLDFMNYLRSSNQVQSFITTKVSLNNDFTIKKVVGILVQLLPTHTENDIDYLEEKIGNSSYVGEILLKSTNYEALIKEIIEDAVILEQRQLQFECTCSKEKVMRSIKMLGQAEISNIIEEKKDVEIVCEFCSRKYLVNSNDISELLD, encoded by the coding sequence ATGGATATAAGAATTCGTGGAATAAGTTCTAAGCACAATGCAAAAATTTCAATTGTTGATATAACAGAATCAATGCAAAAGATAATTGAATTACAAGGATCAAATCCGTTAGTTACAATAGCTCTTTCAAAGTTCACAGCTGCAAACACGCTACTTGCTATGGAATTGAAAAACGGAGAAAAAATGACAGCAAATATTTCAACTAAAGATGGAAAAATTGGTAAAATGATCACTGAATTTCAAAATGACAAAATTCGTAGTTATGCTCAGCATAATAATTTTGACTCTCGTGAAATTTTGAAAATGGAAAATCCCATTATTGGAACAGTTGGGACTCAAGGTAGCTTACTAATTAGTCAGGATTTAAATATGCGTGACCCGTATGTTTCAAATACCGATCTTGTTGATGGAAGTATTGATTTAGATTTTATGAATTATTTGAGAAGCTCTAATCAAGTACAATCGTTTATTACAACTAAAGTATCATTGAACAATGATTTTACAATTAAAAAAGTTGTTGGAATTCTAGTTCAATTATTACCAACTCACACAGAAAATGATATTGATTACTTGGAAGAAAAAATTGGCAATAGTAGTTATGTTGGAGAAATTTTGCTTAAATCAACTAATTATGAAGCTCTAATCAAAGAAATTATTGAGGATGCAGTAATTTTAGAACAACGCCAATTACAATTTGAATGTACATGTTCAAAAGAAAAAGTTATGAGATCAATTAAAATGTTGGGCCAAGCTGAAATTTCTAACATTATTGAAGAAAAAAAAGATGTAGAAATTGTTTGTGAATTTTGTAGTAGGAAGTATCTAGTTAATTCAAATGATATTTCAGAGTTGTTGGATTAA
- the ftsH gene encoding ATP-dependent zinc metalloprotease FtsH yields MKKKKSSLWFWIISLLIVAIIIAIIVFTIKGTTQVIGWEEFIKYMGNTEEKIKNLTIYNSINGTTQIHGIIHGEKGWTKFVVYATQNQVNTVDNVLAGIIGEAPSEWVKAIQEWKGWAKNLWGDKPTVPLVPSSAAAIISSILPMIILIALYIGIYYFMTKNSGGAGGPGGMFGMGKNRARQTKSDVKFANVAGIEEEKSELVELVDYLKNPQKYAAAGARAPKGVLMEGPPGTGKTLLAKAVAGEAGVAFFSIAGSEFEEMFVGVGASRVREMFNDAKKSAPAIIFIDEIDAVGRKRNSGMGTGTNEQTLNQLLVEMDGFGTNAGIIVMAATNRADVLDPALLRPGRFDRVIQVSLPDIKERKAILSLHAKGKKISSDVNWHRVAERTPGFSGAQLENVLNEAAILMVREGRDIITIKEIDEAIDRVVGGPAKKSRAMTLLDKQIVSYHESGHALIGLRLDSASKVQKVTIIPRGNAGGYTIMTPRDETVFSSKKDLYATIAGYLGGRAAEEIMFGKDNVTTGAHDDLDKATNIARRMVVQFGMSDLGMTKYLTMAEESYGKMEGTYSDATALRIDSEIEKILNEAYILAIKIIKENKDTLELLAESLHVLETITAEQIDYIDKNNALPPEVIEEKNKYQKEKAKIESGEIIDIDLDDIVEEVDTPVDIDNNIIEDTSEDDEKEKQK; encoded by the coding sequence ATGAAAAAGAAAAAAAGTTCTTTATGGTTCTGGATAATTTCATTACTAATAGTAGCAATTATTATTGCAATTATAGTTTTCACAATTAAAGGAACAACTCAAGTTATTGGATGAGAAGAATTCATTAAATATATGGGAAATACTGAAGAAAAAATTAAAAACTTGACGATATATAATTCAATAAATGGTACTACTCAAATTCATGGAATTATTCACGGAGAAAAAGGGTGAACAAAATTCGTTGTTTATGCTACCCAAAATCAAGTGAACACTGTTGACAATGTTTTGGCAGGAATAATTGGCGAAGCACCTTCTGAATGGGTTAAAGCTATTCAAGAATGAAAAGGTTGAGCAAAAAATTTATGAGGTGACAAACCTACTGTTCCTCTTGTGCCTTCATCTGCAGCAGCAATAATTTCATCAATATTGCCAATGATTATTTTAATAGCTTTATATATTGGTATTTACTACTTTATGACTAAAAATAGTGGTGGAGCAGGTGGTCCTGGTGGAATGTTTGGAATGGGTAAAAATAGAGCTCGTCAAACTAAATCAGATGTTAAATTTGCAAATGTAGCAGGGATTGAAGAGGAAAAATCTGAATTAGTAGAATTAGTAGATTACCTAAAAAATCCTCAAAAATACGCTGCAGCTGGAGCAAGAGCGCCTAAAGGTGTTCTAATGGAAGGACCACCAGGAACTGGTAAAACTTTATTAGCAAAAGCAGTTGCAGGAGAAGCGGGAGTAGCATTTTTCTCAATAGCAGGATCAGAATTTGAAGAAATGTTTGTTGGGGTTGGAGCAAGCCGTGTTCGTGAAATGTTTAATGATGCCAAAAAATCAGCACCAGCAATTATCTTTATTGATGAAATTGATGCTGTTGGTCGTAAACGTAACTCAGGAATGGGTACAGGAACTAACGAACAAACTCTTAACCAATTGCTAGTTGAAATGGATGGTTTTGGAACAAATGCGGGAATTATTGTTATGGCAGCAACTAACCGTGCTGATGTTCTAGATCCAGCTTTATTAAGACCAGGACGTTTTGACAGGGTAATTCAGGTTTCATTGCCAGACATTAAAGAACGTAAAGCAATTTTATCATTGCATGCCAAAGGTAAAAAAATATCTTCTGATGTTAATTGACATAGAGTAGCTGAAAGAACTCCAGGATTCTCGGGAGCTCAATTAGAAAACGTACTTAATGAAGCTGCGATCTTAATGGTTCGTGAGGGACGAGATATTATTACGATTAAAGAAATCGATGAAGCAATTGATCGTGTAGTTGGTGGACCAGCTAAAAAATCACGTGCAATGACTTTATTAGATAAACAAATCGTTTCTTACCATGAATCAGGACATGCTTTAATTGGATTGAGACTTGATAGTGCTTCTAAAGTACAAAAAGTAACAATTATTCCTCGTGGAAATGCGGGTGGTTATACAATTATGACTCCAAGAGATGAAACAGTATTTTCTTCTAAAAAAGACTTATATGCAACAATTGCGGGTTATCTTGGTGGACGTGCAGCCGAAGAAATTATGTTTGGAAAAGACAACGTAACTACGGGTGCTCATGATGACTTAGATAAAGCAACAAATATTGCAAGAAGAATGGTCGTTCAATTTGGTATGTCAGATTTGGGAATGACTAAATATTTAACAATGGCTGAAGAATCATACGGTAAAATGGAAGGGACATATTCTGATGCAACAGCGTTAAGAATTGACTCTGAAATTGAGAAAATTTTAAATGAAGCTTATATTTTAGCAATTAAAATTATTAAAGAAAACAAAGATACTTTGGAATTGTTAGCTGAGTCTCTTCATGTTTTGGAAACAATTACTGCAGAGCAAATTGATTACATTGATAAAAATAATGCATTGCCACCTGAAGTTATTGAAGAAAAGAATAAATATCAAAAAGAAAAAGCAAAAATTGAATCTGGAGAAATTATTGATATTGATTTAGATGATATTGTTGAAGAAGTTGATACTCCTGTAGATATTGACAATAATATAATTGAAGACACATCAGAAGATGATGAAAAAGAGAAACAAAAATAA
- the tilS gene encoding tRNA lysidine(34) synthetase TilS encodes MINLNRNEKYLVAVSGGPDSIFLLNSVKNYEVIVCHVNYRFRSDSNNDQRIVEEFCSANQIKCEILNVECEYSNLKQNFEEFARETRYNFFNKIGIKYGIKNLLVAHNFNDLVETYIMQKRRQNNVDFFGLRSITTYKSLTIIRPMLNFLKSSILESLNSFNIEYANDLTNLDSKYLRNEIRSQLNEKDFENYYFQINKENKQLEKLKNEVKFYTLNNLSADELILQKKLTSFSQEKIQRILFYFLKTIKKDYLLQKRKNSTIKEIAWRLKTSNKPFWKIKLDDFFLIKDFDRLFLAPSTAFDFKTIIIKSQQDLYLAEEFVNWLEIFTTIKNDRERYPYVITNNYEVYKQTTFVEFVKTNRYLIDNKIRYRNRIYKAVVYKENELKILNKMTR; translated from the coding sequence ATGATTAATTTAAACAGAAATGAAAAATACTTGGTAGCTGTATCAGGAGGCCCTGACTCAATTTTTTTATTAAATAGCGTTAAAAATTATGAAGTTATTGTTTGTCATGTCAATTATCGTTTTCGTAGCGATTCTAATAATGATCAAAGAATTGTTGAAGAATTTTGTAGCGCAAATCAAATTAAATGTGAGATCTTAAATGTTGAATGTGAATACTCAAATTTAAAGCAAAATTTTGAAGAATTTGCAAGAGAGACTCGTTACAATTTTTTTAATAAAATTGGTATAAAATATGGAATCAAAAACTTGTTAGTAGCTCATAATTTTAATGATCTGGTTGAAACTTATATTATGCAAAAACGCCGTCAAAATAATGTCGATTTTTTTGGTCTACGTTCAATAACCACATACAAGAGTTTAACAATTATACGCCCAATGCTGAATTTTTTAAAAAGCAGCATTTTAGAAAGCCTAAACAGTTTTAATATTGAGTATGCAAATGATTTGACTAATCTTGATTCAAAGTATTTGCGAAATGAAATTCGCAGCCAACTAAATGAAAAAGATTTCGAAAACTATTATTTTCAAATTAACAAAGAAAATAAACAATTAGAAAAGTTGAAAAATGAGGTCAAATTTTATACATTAAATAATTTAAGTGCTGATGAGTTAATTTTGCAAAAAAAGTTAACAAGTTTTAGTCAAGAAAAAATTCAAAGAATTCTATTTTATTTTTTAAAAACTATAAAGAAAGATTATCTTTTGCAAAAACGCAAAAATAGTACGATCAAAGAAATTGCCTGACGGTTGAAAACTTCTAACAAACCGTTTTGAAAAATAAAGTTGGATGATTTTTTCTTAATAAAAGATTTTGATAGACTGTTTTTAGCTCCATCAACGGCTTTTGATTTCAAAACAATTATCATTAAGTCTCAACAAGATTTATATTTAGCAGAAGAATTTGTCAACTGATTAGAAATTTTTACCACAATTAAAAATGATCGAGAGCGTTATCCATATGTAATTACAAATAATTATGAAGTGTACAAACAAACGACATTCGTCGAATTTGTAAAAACTAATCGCTATTTGATAGATAATAAAATTCGCTATCGAAATCGTATTTATAAAGCTGTTGTGTATAAAGAAAATGAGCTAAAAATATTAAATAAAATGACAAGATAA